A window from Planococcus maritimus encodes these proteins:
- a CDS encoding TrkH family potassium uptake protein has protein sequence MNKSFQRVRNLTPAQAIVAYYFVAIAFSFLLLRLPGVLQPGVSMTYIDTLFTAVSAVSVTGLTVIDVSQTLSVFGIIVLMVILQFGGIGIMSIGTFFWILLGKRIGLRERQLIMVDHNQSSMAGVVKLITEIVKILLLIEAIGALILTVYFTQYFYSFGEALLHGVFGSVTATTNGGFDITGASLQPYVDDYFVQIVNMLLIILGAIGFPVLIELKEFLSNETKNFRFSLFTKITTSIFGMLLVVGTIGILILESVNAFKGMSWHQTFFGALFHSVSSRSGGLVTIDITQFSDATNVFMSALMFIGASPSSAGGGIRTTTFAIAILFLINFARGKNTIQIFNREIELIDVFRSFAVLFLAGTMVIVATMLLIITEPNASIVEILFEITSAFGTCGMSLGLTSDLSSVGKVIVMILMFIGRVGLISFLFTIGGKTDPTKFHYPKERVIIG, from the coding sequence ATGAACAAATCATTTCAACGTGTCCGAAATCTTACACCTGCACAGGCAATCGTAGCGTATTATTTCGTAGCGATTGCTTTTTCCTTTTTGCTTTTGCGGCTTCCGGGAGTCCTGCAGCCTGGAGTGAGCATGACCTACATCGATACGTTATTTACCGCCGTTAGCGCGGTTAGCGTTACCGGCCTGACCGTCATTGATGTCTCCCAGACTTTATCCGTGTTTGGCATCATCGTTTTGATGGTCATCTTGCAGTTCGGCGGTATTGGCATCATGTCGATCGGAACATTTTTCTGGATTCTTCTCGGCAAGCGAATTGGGCTGAGAGAACGCCAATTGATCATGGTCGACCACAACCAATCGAGCATGGCAGGCGTCGTCAAATTGATTACCGAAATCGTTAAGATTCTCTTGTTGATCGAAGCGATTGGTGCACTCATTTTGACTGTCTACTTCACGCAATACTTCTATAGCTTCGGTGAAGCACTTTTACACGGCGTGTTCGGATCGGTCACAGCAACGACCAATGGCGGATTTGACATTACAGGTGCATCTTTGCAGCCCTATGTCGATGATTATTTCGTCCAAATCGTCAATATGTTATTAATCATTCTTGGGGCGATTGGCTTTCCTGTATTGATCGAGTTAAAAGAGTTCTTGTCGAATGAAACCAAAAACTTCCGCTTTTCATTGTTCACTAAAATTACAACGAGCATCTTCGGCATGCTGCTTGTTGTCGGAACGATCGGCATCTTGATCTTGGAGTCGGTTAATGCATTTAAAGGAATGTCGTGGCATCAGACCTTCTTTGGGGCGTTGTTCCATTCGGTCTCTTCCCGCTCCGGTGGCTTGGTGACCATCGACATTACCCAGTTCAGCGACGCGACCAATGTATTCATGAGTGCGCTTATGTTCATTGGGGCCTCGCCAAGTTCAGCAGGTGGCGGTATCCGGACGACCACTTTTGCAATCGCCATTTTGTTTTTGATCAATTTTGCAAGAGGCAAGAATACCATTCAAATTTTCAACCGTGAAATCGAGTTGATTGATGTGTTTAGGTCGTTTGCAGTTTTGTTCCTTGCGGGGACAATGGTCATCGTTGCGACGATGCTGTTGATCATCACTGAACCGAATGCATCGATCGTAGAGATTCTCTTTGAAATCACTTCAGCATTCGGTACGTGCGGGATGTCGCTGGGACTGACGAGTGACTTGTCCTCAGTCGGCAAAGTGATCGTCATGATTTTGATGTTCATCGGCCGCGTTGGCTTGATTTCCTTCTTGTTTACCATCGGTGGAAAAACAGATCCAACAAAATTCCATTATCCGAAAGAGCGTGTCATCATTGGATAA
- the sigI gene encoding RNA polymerase sigma-I factor: MLLTALGGLFGYRETPAETLAKLAQQGDEDAEEQLISSHIPFVKKTAAQVCKRFIDDHQDEYSIALLAFHEAIRQYRPGHEASFLTFAHMVIRRRVIDHIRKESRRQEFSHDFMALPNEDHHNPIGDRASAAFYSEQEQTAKRREEIMQFEEMLSTFDLSFQMIAKVSPAHEDARRNAIQIAQLVAETDEYKQFLLDKKKLPVKDIEALVQVSRKTIERNRKYIIAMALLMMSELHYLKDYLKGRLN; the protein is encoded by the coding sequence ATGCTATTGACTGCTTTGGGCGGTTTGTTTGGTTATCGAGAAACGCCGGCTGAAACTTTGGCTAAGCTCGCGCAACAAGGCGATGAAGACGCTGAAGAACAATTGATTTCTTCACATATCCCGTTCGTGAAAAAAACCGCCGCACAAGTATGCAAACGGTTCATCGACGATCATCAGGATGAATACAGCATTGCCCTCCTGGCTTTTCATGAGGCGATTCGCCAATACCGTCCGGGACATGAGGCTTCATTTTTAACGTTTGCCCATATGGTCATCCGGCGTAGAGTGATCGACCATATTCGGAAAGAGAGCAGGCGGCAGGAATTTAGCCATGATTTCATGGCTTTGCCGAATGAAGATCATCACAACCCTATCGGCGACCGCGCATCGGCTGCTTTCTATTCAGAACAGGAGCAGACGGCTAAGCGGCGTGAAGAAATCATGCAATTCGAAGAAATGCTCTCAACGTTCGATTTGTCTTTCCAAATGATCGCCAAAGTTTCTCCAGCGCATGAAGACGCAAGGCGAAATGCCATCCAGATTGCGCAATTAGTGGCGGAAACAGATGAATACAAGCAATTTTTGCTCGATAAGAAAAAACTTCCGGTCAAGGATATTGAGGCATTGGTCCAGGTCTCAAGGAAAACCATTGAGCGAAACCGGAAATACATAATAGCAATGGCTCTCTTGATGATGAGCGAGTTGCATTATTTAAAAGATTATTTAAAGGGGCGGTTAAACTAA
- a CDS encoding TerC family protein, with protein sequence MDTLLLEYAWVLLVLIGLEGLLAADNAVVMAVMVKHLPKRQQKKALFYGLAGAFVFRFAALFMITLLVNIWQIQAIGAAYLLFISAKHIYDQRQGEEHSIEPETTKGSSFWMTVLKVEVADIAFAIDSMLAAVALAVTLPHLGEFDIGGINGGQFGVMLAGGLIGVIIMRFAAHKFVRLLEKYPQLETAAFVVVGWVGIKLVVLTLSHEKLGVLPHDFPHSTGWTITFWLVLLGIVLVGVLTGLRKNKQQNA encoded by the coding sequence ATGGATACATTATTATTGGAATATGCATGGGTCTTGCTTGTGCTGATTGGGCTCGAAGGTTTGCTCGCTGCTGATAATGCGGTAGTGATGGCTGTCATGGTCAAGCATTTGCCGAAGCGCCAGCAGAAGAAAGCCTTATTTTACGGTTTGGCAGGAGCCTTTGTTTTTCGGTTTGCCGCTTTGTTCATGATCACCTTATTAGTGAATATATGGCAAATACAGGCGATCGGCGCGGCATATTTGCTATTTATCTCAGCCAAACATATATACGACCAACGACAAGGTGAAGAGCATTCGATAGAGCCTGAAACGACAAAAGGATCAAGCTTTTGGATGACGGTCTTGAAGGTGGAAGTGGCCGATATTGCTTTTGCCATCGACTCGATGCTCGCCGCCGTAGCGCTGGCAGTGACTTTGCCGCATCTCGGAGAGTTTGACATCGGCGGTATTAATGGAGGGCAGTTTGGCGTGATGTTAGCGGGGGGCTTGATTGGCGTAATCATCATGCGTTTTGCTGCGCATAAATTCGTCCGGCTATTGGAAAAGTATCCTCAGCTTGAGACTGCGGCATTTGTAGTGGTCGGCTGGGTAGGCATTAAATTGGTCGTTTTGACTTTATCCCACGAAAAACTGGGCGTCCTGCCGCATGACTTCCCGCATTCAACAGGGTGGACGATCACATTCTGGCTAGTATTACTGGGCATTGTTCTGGTTGGCGTATTAACTGGCCTTAGAAAGAACAAGCAACAAAATGCGTAG
- a CDS encoding SDR family oxidoreductase, with amino-acid sequence MNRMVFTGFPGFIATRLMESCAQKGFSLSAIVLPSEMEKAQKQADRIRQQTGCGTIRLLPGDITMAGLALSEEDRSWLEDQQLIFWHLAAIYDLAVPEHIAKKVNILGTQNINDLVKSLNKLERYMYFSTAYVAGNREGILREDELIRPQAFKNHYEETKYEAELLVEQLKPQVPTTIIRPGIVRGHSVSGETSKFDGPYFFLNMIDRMKHLPAIPYIGHSNTTINVVPVDYILDASIYLSQLKKAESATVHLTDPEPHPVEEVYRAMVFEMTGRYPKGRIPKNLAKFSMSMPAIRKHLGVEAETLDYMDWQAHFDTQNALALLKESGIRPADFLETIPAMVAFYNEHKKDRTYHVTIA; translated from the coding sequence ATGAATAGAATGGTCTTTACGGGTTTCCCGGGATTTATCGCCACGCGGTTGATGGAGTCGTGTGCACAAAAAGGGTTTAGCTTGTCGGCAATCGTTTTGCCTAGCGAGATGGAAAAAGCACAAAAGCAGGCTGATCGAATTAGGCAGCAAACAGGCTGTGGAACGATCCGTTTACTGCCGGGAGACATCACAATGGCGGGCTTGGCGCTTTCAGAGGAAGATAGATCCTGGTTGGAAGACCAACAGCTCATCTTTTGGCATTTGGCGGCTATCTACGATTTGGCAGTGCCGGAACACATCGCGAAAAAAGTCAATATTCTCGGTACACAAAATATCAACGACTTAGTCAAATCATTGAATAAGCTGGAGCGTTATATGTATTTCAGCACCGCTTATGTAGCAGGCAACAGAGAAGGCATATTGCGCGAAGATGAACTCATCCGTCCCCAAGCATTCAAAAACCATTACGAAGAGACGAAGTATGAAGCAGAACTCCTCGTCGAGCAATTGAAACCACAAGTGCCGACTACGATCATCCGTCCGGGAATCGTCAGGGGGCACTCAGTAAGCGGGGAAACATCCAAATTCGACGGCCCATATTTTTTCTTGAATATGATTGACCGAATGAAGCATTTGCCGGCTATCCCGTATATTGGGCATTCGAATACCACCATAAATGTAGTGCCTGTCGATTACATCCTTGACGCCTCTATTTATTTGAGCCAACTCAAAAAAGCGGAATCGGCAACCGTTCACTTGACTGACCCCGAGCCCCATCCTGTAGAAGAAGTATACCGGGCAATGGTCTTTGAAATGACCGGACGCTATCCGAAAGGAAGAATTCCAAAGAATCTCGCAAAGTTCTCGATGTCGATGCCAGCCATTCGAAAACATCTCGGAGTCGAAGCGGAAACTTTGGATTATATGGACTGGCAAGCGCATTTCGATACGCAAAATGCGCTTGCCTTATTAAAAGAAAGTGGCATCCGGCCAGCAGATTTTCTCGAAACCATTCCCGCTATGGTAGCCTTTTACAACGAGCATAAAAAAGACCGCACTTATCATGTGACCATTGCCTAA
- a CDS encoding anti-sigma factor domain-containing protein, whose amino-acid sequence MQMQKGICMELDGDRSVYMLADGRFVTGKPTADTVVGDEAYFEPVKVSNRRFKPFAMPLIASVAALFLFISTWVLPTDEAYGYVQVESNPGIEMGVNDDWHVISMRDLNEDGKQLIAKLADWENEEFEAVLQNVLSLSVDEDTEHVTITTVQEGDGTDATVKVEQIALAALFTGNNQALQIHLKKANKKQWREAKEQQVPVARLIEKDRTFTSPRNQENDVQPAQNEGIKVKQEPEDQESPAKVQRPEPPKAKKENEPASTNSNKEEKPKKPDTQSKPASDNTDNNKVKEPAVKVPAAPKETKKQEKPEPVKPKSSNAGEGNNSGNSKAKTKPKKEPASSSNSKAEQSKQDSQSKGNPVPDKPKDQENKLNKGKDNSNNSNSNEKDNSNNGNNKNNKNSNKNSNKNSNNNSNNNSNNSKENSNTNSNSSKADKEKTKKPKD is encoded by the coding sequence ATGCAAATGCAAAAAGGCATATGTATGGAACTTGATGGAGACCGTTCTGTCTACATGCTCGCAGATGGACGCTTTGTAACCGGCAAGCCAACAGCTGACACGGTCGTGGGCGATGAGGCATATTTCGAACCCGTAAAGGTTTCGAATCGTCGTTTCAAGCCATTCGCCATGCCGCTTATCGCATCCGTTGCCGCGCTGTTTTTGTTTATTTCCACATGGGTGCTGCCTACTGATGAAGCGTATGGGTATGTGCAGGTCGAATCCAATCCCGGTATTGAAATGGGAGTGAATGACGATTGGCATGTCATTTCAATGAGGGACTTGAATGAAGATGGCAAACAATTGATTGCCAAATTGGCGGATTGGGAAAATGAAGAATTTGAAGCGGTATTGCAAAATGTCCTCAGTTTATCTGTAGACGAAGATACTGAGCATGTGACCATTACCACAGTACAAGAAGGTGATGGAACGGATGCTACGGTCAAAGTCGAACAAATCGCTTTGGCGGCGTTGTTCACGGGAAACAATCAAGCATTACAAATACATTTGAAAAAAGCGAATAAAAAACAATGGCGTGAGGCGAAAGAGCAGCAAGTGCCAGTAGCCAGGCTGATAGAGAAAGACCGGACTTTTACATCGCCGCGCAACCAAGAAAACGACGTGCAGCCTGCACAAAATGAAGGCATCAAGGTAAAACAAGAACCGGAAGACCAGGAATCCCCTGCCAAAGTTCAACGACCTGAACCTCCCAAGGCTAAAAAGGAAAATGAACCAGCTTCTACAAATAGCAATAAAGAGGAAAAGCCCAAAAAACCAGACACTCAGTCTAAACCGGCATCAGATAACACTGACAACAACAAAGTTAAAGAACCTGCTGTAAAAGTACCAGCGGCTCCAAAAGAGACGAAAAAACAAGAAAAACCGGAACCCGTAAAACCCAAAAGCTCAAATGCTGGAGAAGGCAATAATTCCGGGAATTCCAAAGCCAAAACAAAGCCGAAAAAAGAGCCCGCTTCTTCTAGTAACAGTAAAGCCGAACAGTCAAAACAAGACAGCCAAAGCAAAGGCAATCCAGTTCCAGACAAGCCGAAAGACCAGGAAAACAAACTCAACAAAGGCAAAGACAATAGCAATAATAGCAACAGCAACGAGAAGGACAACAGCAACAACGGAAACAACAAAAACAACAAAAACAGCAACAAAAACAGCAACAAAAACAGCAATAACAACAGCAATAACAACAGCAACAACAGCAAGGAAAATAGCAATACTAACAGCAATTCATCAAAGGCAGATAAGGAAAAGACCAAAAAACCGAAGGACTAG